One region of Salinirubrum litoreum genomic DNA includes:
- the larE gene encoding ATP-dependent sacrificial sulfur transferase LarE encodes MSLDAKLDALRADLADRDGVLIAFSGGVDSSVVATLAHEVLGDDAVACTAKSETLPAAELDDARRVAEEIGIRHEIVSFSELDNPDFAVNDDDRCYHCRTMRLGKMYETARDLGIETVCDGTNASDPGEGHRPGLRAVEELEVASPLLRHDVTKAEVREIADRFDLSVADKPSMACLSSRIPTGMEVTEEKLTRVEKAERLLRTWGFEQFRVRDHDGLARIEVGEDELARALDTDFVQAAREHFDDLGFDHVTLDLHGYRTGSVSPADEESEDDEPLVEDVFAQDYPGQ; translated from the coding sequence ATGTCTCTCGACGCGAAACTGGACGCGCTCCGGGCGGACCTGGCCGACCGGGACGGCGTCCTGATCGCCTTCTCCGGCGGCGTCGACTCCTCGGTCGTCGCCACGCTGGCCCACGAGGTACTCGGCGACGACGCGGTGGCCTGCACCGCCAAGAGCGAGACGCTCCCGGCCGCCGAACTGGACGACGCCCGCCGCGTCGCCGAGGAGATCGGCATCCGGCACGAGATCGTCTCCTTCTCCGAGTTGGACAACCCGGACTTCGCCGTCAACGACGACGACCGGTGTTACCACTGCCGGACGATGCGCCTCGGCAAGATGTACGAGACGGCCCGCGACCTGGGCATCGAGACGGTCTGTGACGGGACGAACGCCTCCGATCCCGGGGAGGGCCACCGCCCCGGTCTCCGGGCGGTCGAAGAGTTGGAGGTCGCCTCGCCGCTGCTCCGCCACGACGTCACGAAGGCCGAGGTCCGCGAAATCGCCGACAGATTCGATCTCTCGGTCGCCGACAAACCCTCGATGGCGTGTCTCTCCTCGCGGATCCCGACCGGGATGGAGGTGACCGAGGAGAAACTCACTCGCGTCGAGAAGGCCGAGCGACTCCTCCGGACGTGGGGCTTCGAGCAGTTCCGGGTCCGGGACCACGACGGCCTGGCCCGGATCGAGGTCGGAGAAGACGAACTGGCCCGCGCGCTCGACACCGACTTCGTGCAGGCGGCCCGCGAGCACTTCGACGACCTGGGCTTCGACCACGTCACACTGGACCTCCACGGCTACCGCACCGGGAGCGTGAGTCCGGCAGACGAGGAGAGTGAGGACGACGAACCCCTCGTCGAGGACGTGTTCGCGCAGGACTACCCCGGGCAGTAA
- a CDS encoding GNAT family N-acetyltransferase, producing MTDSRRGGSDTDSHPELTLRAYDARDAEAVWTLHEWALSDAGTDPADVPGTDDLRRVEAAYLDTGGAFLVGVIPADSPTGETGASDRRPPETFDGRLVAMGGFVPTEAGRAEERSVGGAVELHRMRVAPTHQCRGYGRVILHALEDRARDAGFGLVLATTASRQAAAVEFYPSEGYRVVDRSSAGAYELVHFEKEL from the coding sequence GTGACCGACAGCAGACGCGGCGGCTCCGACACCGACAGCCATCCGGAACTCACGCTCCGGGCGTACGACGCGCGGGACGCGGAGGCGGTCTGGACGCTCCACGAGTGGGCGCTGTCGGACGCCGGCACCGACCCGGCGGACGTGCCGGGCACGGACGACCTGCGCCGGGTCGAGGCGGCGTATCTCGACACCGGCGGCGCGTTCCTCGTCGGCGTGATCCCGGCAGATTCGCCGACCGGTGAGACCGGGGCGTCCGACCGCCGACCGCCCGAGACGTTCGACGGTCGGCTGGTCGCGATGGGCGGGTTCGTGCCGACCGAGGCGGGCCGCGCAGAGGAGCGGTCGGTCGGCGGCGCGGTCGAACTCCACCGGATGCGAGTCGCCCCGACACACCAGTGCCGGGGCTACGGCCGGGTGATCCTGCACGCGCTGGAAGACCGAGCGCGGGACGCGGGGTTCGGGCTGGTGCTGGCGACGACCGCGAGTCGGCAGGCGGCGGCCGTCGAGTTCTACCCGAGTGAAGGCTATCGTGTGGTGGATCGGTCTTCGGCTGGCGCGTACGAACTGGTTCACTTCGAGAAAGAACTGTAA
- a CDS encoding DUF7344 domain-containing protein, translated as MTDTSTLFELLASRQRRRLLFLLCDAESVEVPDGLQSRSAAAMTNGDSSKSPNHTVPSDLAVELHHTHLPKLAAADLIEWDQSAEAVRRGPEFGEVEPALDTLRQNAPAFPSDVF; from the coding sequence ATGACCGACACGTCGACACTGTTCGAGTTGCTGGCGAGTCGCCAGCGTCGGCGCCTGTTGTTCCTCCTGTGTGATGCCGAGTCGGTCGAGGTTCCGGACGGCCTCCAGTCGCGGAGTGCAGCGGCGATGACGAACGGTGACTCCTCGAAGTCCCCGAACCACACTGTCCCGAGCGACCTCGCGGTCGAACTTCACCACACGCACCTCCCGAAACTCGCGGCGGCCGACCTGATCGAGTGGGATCAGTCCGCCGAGGCCGTCAGACGCGGCCCGGAGTTCGGCGAAGTCGAACCGGCACTCGACACCCTTCGACAGAACGCCCCTGCGTTCCCTTCGGACGTGTTCTGA
- a CDS encoding cytochrome b N-terminal domain-containing protein, which produces MPSPDSDDTPSLLPTLAVALVALVVGGDLLLLALPAPDALRHLLVGSAVLAGVLVVAVGVRRSPTAGVAALLVLPPVGVYAYTGLLLPWTRLSFWVGQTLVELTLTVPVVGGVLAQLLFAGVTLSQATLERAFVLHYAVVALAGLACCGAAAPTLARRLAREN; this is translated from the coding sequence ATGCCAAGCCCCGACTCCGACGACACGCCCTCCCTCCTCCCGACACTCGCAGTCGCACTCGTCGCCCTCGTCGTCGGCGGCGACCTCCTGCTCCTCGCGCTCCCCGCTCCCGACGCTCTCCGACACCTGCTCGTCGGGAGCGCGGTCCTCGCGGGCGTGCTGGTCGTCGCCGTCGGTGTCCGACGCTCCCCGACCGCCGGTGTCGCGGCACTGCTCGTGCTCCCGCCGGTCGGCGTCTACGCGTACACCGGTCTCCTGCTCCCGTGGACACGACTGTCCTTCTGGGTCGGGCAGACACTCGTCGAACTGACGCTGACGGTGCCGGTCGTCGGCGGCGTCCTCGCGCAACTGCTGTTCGCCGGCGTCACGCTCTCCCAGGCGACGCTCGAACGCGCCTTCGTGCTCCACTACGCGGTCGTCGCACTCGCCGGTCTCGCGTGCTGTGGGGCGGCGGCACCGACACTCGCGCGCAGACTGGCGCGCGAGAACTGA